A single Filimonas effusa DNA region contains:
- the pnp gene encoding polyribonucleotide nucleotidyltransferase translates to MLSQPLSVSFDLGGGREVTIETGKLARQADGSVTVKQGNNILLATVVANKEPREGQDFFPLSVDYQEKFASAGRIPGSFFKREGRLSDPEVLISRLVDRALRPLFPEDYFCDVQVLITLVSSDEEVLPDALACLAASAALAVSDIPVKEIISEVRIARIDGQLVVNPSRSELAKADMDFIIAATEKNLMMVEGESKQCKEEDLVKALELAHDAIRVQIKAQEELRAKKGVTGKRDYPKPDQNEALKEVVAAFASEKIKAISRGNTAKHERSDAFKALKDELVKSLGEEAEDKTKKLAKKYYEDLQWELVRDMILDDRIRLDGRQLDQVRPLAMEVDPLPTPHGSALFTRGETQSLTTVTLGTPLDELLVESAAKSDYTKFILHYNFPPFSTGEVKPMRGPGRREVGHGNLAMRSLKQMMPGSEYAYTVRVVSDILESNGSSSMATVCAGSLALMDAGVPVPKHVSGVAMGLISRGDGKYAILTDILGDEDHLGDMDFKVTGTRDGICGVQMDIKVDGLSMDVMREALEQARKGRLHILDAMYECIAEARPEVKPHAPRMEKLVIDKEFIGAVIGPQGKVIQEIQKETGTTINIEEVGNFGEVSIFSANKDGVSRALTWIKGIVAVPEVGEVYEAKVKTIQPYGAFVEFMPKKEGLLHISEVSWKRLENLDGVLKEGDMIKVKLIGLDQKTGKFKLSRKILMPKPEGMPAENNERPERPEGGNHRPHGGGRPPRS, encoded by the coding sequence ATGTTATCACAACCTTTGAGTGTATCGTTTGATCTGGGCGGTGGTCGTGAAGTGACCATCGAAACCGGAAAATTGGCCCGCCAGGCCGACGGTTCTGTTACCGTTAAACAAGGCAATAATATATTACTAGCTACTGTTGTTGCAAATAAAGAACCCAGAGAAGGTCAGGATTTCTTCCCCCTCTCAGTTGATTATCAGGAAAAATTTGCATCAGCCGGTCGTATACCCGGCTCTTTTTTCAAAAGGGAAGGCCGTCTCAGCGACCCGGAAGTGCTGATCAGCCGTTTGGTTGACCGTGCTTTACGTCCTCTTTTCCCCGAAGATTATTTCTGCGATGTACAGGTGCTCATCACCCTGGTTTCCAGCGATGAAGAAGTTTTACCGGATGCATTGGCCTGCCTGGCAGCTTCTGCAGCCCTCGCAGTATCCGATATTCCCGTAAAAGAAATTATTTCTGAAGTACGGATCGCACGTATCGACGGACAGCTGGTGGTAAACCCATCCCGTTCCGAGCTTGCAAAAGCCGATATGGATTTCATCATTGCTGCTACCGAGAAAAACCTGATGATGGTGGAAGGCGAAAGCAAGCAGTGTAAAGAAGAAGACCTGGTAAAGGCGCTTGAACTTGCGCACGACGCTATCCGCGTTCAAATCAAAGCACAGGAAGAACTGCGCGCTAAAAAAGGCGTTACCGGTAAAAGGGACTATCCCAAACCCGACCAGAACGAAGCCCTGAAAGAAGTGGTTGCCGCTTTTGCTTCTGAAAAGATCAAAGCTATTTCCCGCGGTAATACTGCCAAACACGAACGCAGCGATGCCTTCAAAGCTTTGAAAGACGAACTGGTGAAAAGCCTGGGCGAAGAAGCAGAAGACAAAACCAAAAAGCTCGCTAAAAAATACTACGAAGATCTCCAGTGGGAACTCGTGCGTGATATGATCCTCGACGACCGTATCCGTCTCGATGGCCGTCAGCTCGACCAGGTACGTCCGCTGGCTATGGAAGTAGATCCGTTGCCAACGCCGCACGGCTCTGCACTCTTCACCAGGGGCGAAACCCAGTCTTTAACGACTGTTACATTGGGTACGCCACTCGACGAACTCCTCGTTGAAAGCGCTGCAAAATCTGATTACACAAAATTCATCCTGCACTATAACTTCCCTCCGTTCTCAACGGGCGAAGTGAAGCCTATGCGTGGTCCCGGCCGTCGTGAAGTAGGCCATGGTAACCTGGCTATGCGCTCCCTGAAGCAAATGATGCCAGGTAGCGAATATGCTTATACTGTTCGTGTGGTGAGCGATATTCTTGAATCAAACGGCTCGTCTTCTATGGCAACTGTTTGTGCAGGTTCTCTCGCCCTCATGGATGCAGGCGTGCCTGTTCCTAAACACGTGAGCGGTGTGGCTATGGGATTGATTTCCCGTGGTGATGGAAAATATGCGATCCTTACCGATATCCTCGGCGATGAAGATCACCTGGGCGATATGGACTTTAAAGTAACCGGTACCCGTGATGGTATCTGCGGTGTTCAAATGGACATTAAAGTCGATGGTTTAAGCATGGATGTAATGCGTGAAGCCCTCGAACAAGCCCGTAAAGGCCGTTTACATATCCTCGATGCCATGTATGAGTGTATCGCTGAAGCACGTCCTGAAGTGAAACCGCATGCACCACGTATGGAAAAACTGGTGATCGATAAAGAATTTATCGGAGCCGTTATCGGACCCCAGGGTAAAGTGATCCAGGAGATCCAGAAAGAAACCGGCACAACCATCAATATTGAAGAAGTAGGCAACTTCGGCGAAGTAAGCATCTTCTCTGCTAATAAAGATGGCGTAAGCAGGGCGCTCACATGGATCAAAGGTATTGTTGCAGTACCTGAAGTAGGTGAAGTATACGAAGCAAAAGTGAAAACAATCCAGCCTTACGGCGCCTTCGTAGAATTCATGCCTAAAAAAGAAGGTTTACTCCATATCAGCGAAGTATCATGGAAACGTCTCGAAAACCTCGACGGCGTGCTGAAAGAAGGCGACATGATCAAAGTAAAACTGATTGGTTTAGACCAGAAAACAGGAAAATTCAAGTTAAGCCGCAAAATATTAATGCCTAAACCAGAAGGTATGCCGGCTGAAAATAATGAAAGGCCAGAAAGACCAGAAGGCGGAAATCATCGCCCTCATGGTGGCGGAAGACCTCCAAGATCATAG
- the rpsO gene encoding 30S ribosomal protein S15 has protein sequence MPYLTKEKKATIFTNFGGKAENTGSIEAQIALVTERITSISKHLQANKHDHSSQRGLMQLVGQRKRLLSYLQKHNLTGYRALIEKLGLRK, from the coding sequence ATGCCTTATTTAACTAAAGAAAAAAAAGCTACAATTTTCACAAATTTCGGTGGTAAAGCTGAAAACACTGGTTCAATTGAAGCTCAAATAGCACTGGTTACAGAGCGTATTACCAGTATCTCCAAGCACTTGCAAGCTAATAAACACGACCATTCCTCACAACGTGGTTTAATGCAACTGGTTGGTCAGCGTAAGCGTTTGCTGAGCTACCTCCAAAAGCATAACCTGACTGGTTACCGCGCTCTGATCGAGAAACTGGGCCTCAGGAAATAA
- a CDS encoding cell division ATP-binding protein FtsE, protein MSETVVSVRNVNIYQGSNLVLQDVNFNISRGEFVYLVGKTGTGKSSLLKTLYGELPLKEGQLNVAGFDLKGMNWKKVPFLRRNLGVVFQDFQLLTDRNVHQNLRFVLKATGWTDEKLMEEKINDVLDKVGLKSKGFKMPFEMSGGEQQRVDIARALLNSPKLILADEPTGNLDPETSDEIMQLLFQICRDYGTAIIMATHDFIVINRYPSRMLKTERSRLIDSAAIVNI, encoded by the coding sequence ATGTCAGAAACAGTCGTATCGGTTCGGAATGTAAACATTTACCAGGGCAGTAACCTGGTATTGCAGGATGTCAACTTTAATATCAGTCGTGGTGAATTCGTGTACCTCGTGGGTAAAACGGGTACCGGTAAGAGTAGCTTATTGAAGACTTTATATGGCGAATTACCTTTAAAAGAAGGACAGCTGAACGTGGCTGGCTTCGATTTAAAAGGGATGAACTGGAAAAAAGTACCTTTTTTACGCCGCAACCTCGGCGTGGTATTCCAGGATTTCCAGTTATTGACCGATCGTAATGTGCATCAAAACCTCAGGTTCGTTCTCAAAGCCACAGGCTGGACCGACGAAAAGCTGATGGAAGAAAAGATCAACGACGTACTCGATAAAGTGGGCCTGAAAAGCAAAGGCTTTAAAATGCCCTTCGAAATGAGTGGGGGAGAGCAGCAAAGGGTAGATATAGCACGCGCCCTCCTCAATTCACCCAAACTTATCCTGGCCGATGAACCTACAGGTAACCTCGACCCCGAAACCAGCGACGAGATCATGCAGCTCCTGTTCCAGATCTGCCGCGACTATGGCACCGCCATTATTATGGCCACGCACGACTTTATTGTCATCAACAGGTATCCGTCCAGAATGCTCAAAACCGAACGCAGCAGGCTCATCGACAGCGCCGCAATTGTGAACATTTAA
- a CDS encoding BlaI/MecI/CopY family transcriptional regulator produces MKKTDQTKSLTRAEEQIMQVLWQLQKGFLKDIVDAMPDPKPHSNTVATLLKILVEKQFVQTEPVGRMHLYIPAVSREAYSNSSFSGLIKGYFGGSYSKAVSFLVEENKLTVEDLELLLQQLKNK; encoded by the coding sequence ATGAAAAAAACGGACCAAACTAAATCACTCACCCGTGCGGAGGAGCAGATCATGCAGGTGTTGTGGCAATTGCAGAAAGGATTTCTGAAGGATATAGTGGATGCGATGCCCGATCCCAAGCCGCATTCTAATACCGTTGCCACGTTGCTGAAAATACTGGTAGAAAAGCAGTTTGTACAAACCGAACCTGTGGGGCGAATGCATCTTTATATACCGGCAGTGAGCCGGGAAGCTTATTCGAACTCCAGTTTTTCGGGTTTAATAAAAGGCTATTTCGGCGGGTCGTACAGTAAAGCGGTTTCGTTTCTCGTAGAAGAAAATAAACTAACTGTGGAAGATCTTGAACTGCTGCTTCAACAACTAAAAAACAAATAA
- a CDS encoding M56 family metallopeptidase: protein MQAILIYLLKVSVCSALLLGWYWVALRNKQFNQYNRFYLLSVVVASLVLPLLRFEWFTFQSQHEATVKFMEVMYFSTVSEAPAGPVITWQLVTGALLVLSFIILLVRLASRIYRIYRLRSRYPCTYLDGNVVLVETDLPSAPFSFLSNLFWRNDLSVNEAAGQQILQHEIAHIREKHTWDKLFMQLVLCLFWMNPFFWLLQRELYLVHEFIADRKAIQNKDASAFATMLLQAQFGKFPFSPAQPFFYSPIKRRLLMLTTSKSPSYSYARRVMALPLVAVVCMLLAIRIQAQQQQLPLVGTVQGLHVVGADAGDGVTLEADTLMLVAPDDASKFLSGVAVDTPRFGNYKGQAVTDVFVNSDRTKVILTLADKSTKEISYADAIKYKIIKYPRPVIKLSPPVIDAKQDTTAKTFRIGPHGPNGQPPLYVLDGKILSYDEFAQVKPADIERIDVLKGKSAEDAYGEKGKNGVILITSKAASSATTSPAPSAPAKPEIMPAFKGGSPAWIKFLEKNIDRDITVKNGAPKGMYTAIIGFDVDAEGKISNIKIEKDPGYGTGAEASRLMKISPDWSPAIHDGKPVNASAKQAISFLVR, encoded by the coding sequence ATGCAAGCCATATTGATATACCTGTTGAAAGTATCCGTGTGTTCGGCCCTGCTGCTGGGCTGGTACTGGGTTGCTTTACGTAACAAGCAGTTCAACCAATATAACCGCTTTTATTTATTGAGTGTAGTGGTGGCCAGCCTTGTTTTGCCTTTGCTACGGTTTGAATGGTTCACTTTCCAGAGCCAGCATGAGGCTACAGTAAAATTCATGGAGGTGATGTATTTTTCTACCGTATCGGAAGCGCCTGCGGGGCCTGTCATTACCTGGCAACTGGTTACCGGAGCCTTACTGGTACTGAGTTTCATTATTCTGCTGGTAAGGCTGGCATCACGTATTTATCGCATTTACCGGCTTCGTTCGCGTTATCCCTGTACTTACCTGGACGGCAACGTGGTGCTTGTTGAAACTGATTTGCCAAGTGCGCCTTTTTCATTTCTATCGAACCTGTTCTGGCGAAATGACCTTAGCGTAAATGAAGCTGCGGGGCAGCAGATATTACAGCATGAAATTGCGCATATAAGGGAGAAACATACCTGGGATAAGCTTTTCATGCAACTGGTATTGTGTTTATTCTGGATGAATCCCTTCTTCTGGCTGCTGCAACGCGAGTTGTACCTGGTACACGAGTTTATTGCAGACCGAAAGGCGATTCAGAATAAAGATGCGTCGGCCTTTGCCACGATGCTGTTACAGGCGCAATTCGGGAAATTCCCCTTCTCTCCTGCTCAACCATTTTTCTATTCACCTATAAAAAGACGATTACTTATGTTAACAACTTCAAAGAGTCCATCCTATAGCTATGCGCGCAGGGTGATGGCGCTGCCTTTAGTTGCGGTTGTTTGTATGCTGCTGGCCATAAGAATACAGGCGCAACAGCAACAATTACCTTTAGTTGGCACCGTACAGGGCCTGCACGTGGTGGGAGCCGATGCCGGCGATGGTGTAACGCTAGAGGCCGACACACTTATGCTCGTAGCACCGGACGACGCCTCCAAGTTTCTTTCTGGTGTGGCCGTGGATACACCTCGTTTCGGCAATTATAAGGGGCAGGCGGTCACTGATGTTTTCGTTAATTCGGACCGGACGAAGGTGATACTTACGCTGGCGGACAAATCGACCAAAGAAATTAGTTATGCCGATGCGATAAAGTATAAGATTATTAAATATCCTCGCCCTGTTATCAAATTATCTCCTCCTGTAATTGATGCGAAGCAGGATACGACGGCGAAGACATTCCGGATTGGACCTCATGGTCCCAACGGCCAACCGCCATTGTATGTACTTGATGGTAAAATTTTAAGCTATGATGAATTTGCGCAGGTGAAGCCGGCAGATATTGAAAGGATAGATGTGTTGAAAGGCAAATCAGCCGAGGACGCTTATGGAGAAAAGGGAAAGAATGGTGTGATTTTAATTACCAGCAAAGCGGCAAGTTCTGCTACAACATCTCCTGCGCCTTCCGCTCCGGCAAAACCTGAGATTATGCCTGCCTTCAAGGGCGGCTCCCCTGCCTGGATTAAGTTTCTTGAAAAAAATATCGATCGTGATATAACTGTCAAGAACGGAGCTCCGAAGGGAATGTATACTGCCATTATCGGATTTGACGTAGACGCCGAGGGCAAGATTTCAAATATAAAAATCGAAAAAGACCCTGGTTATGGCACAGGAGCTGAAGCCAGCAGACTTATGAAAATCAGTCCTGACTGGTCGCCAGCAATACATGACGGGAAACCTGTTAACGCTTCAGCCAAACAAGCTATCAGCTTTTTGGTACGCTAG
- a CDS encoding AIR synthase related protein, with protein MSLYAQRGVSAQKEEVHAAIQKLDQGLYQHAFCKIYPDYLCGDDNWVNIMHADGAGTKSILAYLYWKETGDVSVWKGIAKDAVAMNLDDLLCIGITGNVLFSSTIDRNKLRIPGEVLEAVINGTQEFFDELKKFGVDIHYLGGETADVGDVVRTIAVNGTMTARWPKNKLITNDKIKPGNVIVGFSSAGQASYEQEYNSGLGSNGLTSARHDVLEKIYAQQYPETFEPQLKNEVVYIGKNKMTDTVDIDGAKLSIGKLLLSPTRTYAPLVKLLADQYFDAIDGMIHCSGGGQTKCMKYLPQPLHIIKDNLMPIPPIFRLIQENSGADDREMFQVFNMGHRLEVFTDAASAEGMIALAKSLNIDAQVIGRVEAAETKSLSLYANNQWIKY; from the coding sequence ATGTCTTTATACGCGCAACGGGGTGTATCGGCCCAGAAAGAGGAAGTTCATGCGGCTATTCAGAAACTCGACCAGGGACTCTATCAGCATGCTTTCTGTAAAATCTATCCCGACTACCTCTGTGGTGATGATAACTGGGTGAATATTATGCACGCCGACGGCGCAGGTACCAAAAGTATTCTCGCCTATCTCTACTGGAAAGAAACCGGCGACGTGAGCGTTTGGAAAGGTATCGCAAAAGATGCCGTTGCCATGAACCTCGACGACCTGTTATGTATTGGTATTACCGGTAATGTGTTGTTCTCCTCCACCATCGACCGCAACAAATTGCGGATCCCCGGCGAAGTCCTCGAAGCTGTCATCAACGGTACCCAGGAATTTTTCGATGAACTGAAGAAATTCGGCGTCGACATCCACTACCTGGGTGGCGAAACCGCCGACGTGGGAGATGTGGTAAGAACCATAGCCGTAAACGGCACCATGACCGCACGCTGGCCCAAAAACAAACTCATCACAAACGATAAAATAAAACCCGGTAACGTAATTGTAGGTTTTTCCAGCGCAGGACAAGCCTCTTACGAACAGGAATACAATAGTGGATTGGGAAGCAACGGCTTAACAAGCGCCCGTCACGATGTGCTCGAAAAGATCTACGCACAGCAATACCCCGAAACCTTTGAACCACAACTGAAAAACGAAGTGGTATATATCGGTAAAAACAAAATGACCGATACGGTTGATATCGATGGCGCGAAGTTATCCATAGGAAAACTCTTGTTAAGCCCTACCCGTACCTACGCACCACTGGTAAAACTCCTGGCCGACCAGTATTTCGATGCAATAGACGGTATGATCCACTGCAGTGGCGGCGGACAAACCAAGTGTATGAAATACCTGCCGCAGCCCTTACACATCATCAAAGACAACCTGATGCCTATACCGCCTATTTTCCGTTTGATACAGGAAAATTCAGGCGCCGACGACCGTGAAATGTTCCAGGTATTCAACATGGGCCATCGCCTGGAAGTCTTTACCGACGCAGCTTCTGCAGAAGGTATGATAGCCCTCGCTAAATCCCTGAACATCGATGCCCAGGTAATTGGCCGCGTAGAAGCCGCCGAAACAAAATCATTATCTCTATACGCCAATAACCAGTGGATCAAATATTGA
- a CDS encoding bifunctional riboflavin kinase/FAD synthetase, giving the protein MQVHRDIDHLPAFRNAVITIGTFDGVHTGHQQIITQLKAEAAHVAGESVIITFHPHPRKIVGEQSRPVQLLNTLDEKISLLEQRGIDHLVVVPFNDAFANQSANDYIHDFLFSKFHPHTVIIGYDHRFGNNRQGDYHLLEQKGWELGFLVKEIPEHVLNEITISSTRVREAILANDISTANRFLGYPFFFEGTVVEGNKLGRTIGFPTANLQLPAADKLVPGNGVYAVTALLKSQPQRLLKGMMNIGVRPTVDGSKRTVEVNLFDFNEDIYGLELQVSVHQYLRGEVKFNGLDALKAQLANDKETASVALASLP; this is encoded by the coding sequence ATGCAGGTACACAGGGATATCGATCATTTACCGGCTTTCAGGAATGCCGTCATCACCATAGGCACTTTTGACGGCGTACATACCGGCCACCAGCAAATTATTACGCAGCTGAAAGCCGAAGCGGCCCATGTAGCCGGCGAATCGGTTATTATCACCTTTCACCCCCATCCCCGGAAAATAGTTGGAGAGCAGTCGCGCCCGGTTCAGCTGTTGAATACGCTGGACGAGAAAATAAGCCTGCTTGAGCAGAGAGGGATCGATCACCTGGTGGTGGTTCCTTTCAATGATGCTTTTGCGAACCAGTCGGCCAACGATTATATTCATGATTTCCTGTTCAGCAAATTTCATCCGCATACCGTTATCATTGGTTACGACCATCGTTTCGGGAACAACAGGCAGGGTGATTATCATTTGCTGGAACAAAAGGGCTGGGAACTGGGTTTCCTGGTAAAGGAGATACCGGAGCATGTACTCAATGAAATAACCATCAGCTCTACCCGCGTGCGGGAGGCTATTCTCGCCAATGATATCAGTACCGCCAACCGTTTTCTCGGCTACCCGTTTTTCTTTGAAGGAACAGTAGTGGAAGGGAATAAACTGGGTCGTACGATTGGTTTTCCGACTGCGAATTTACAATTGCCTGCGGCAGACAAGTTGGTTCCCGGGAACGGCGTATATGCGGTTACAGCGCTACTGAAAAGCCAGCCGCAACGACTATTGAAGGGCATGATGAATATAGGTGTTCGTCCTACTGTAGATGGCAGCAAACGTACTGTTGAAGTGAACCTGTTCGACTTCAACGAGGATATTTATGGTTTGGAATTACAGGTAAGTGTACACCAGTACCTGCGCGGCGAGGTGAAGTTCAACGGGCTGGATGCGCTTAAGGCGCAGTTGGCCAATGATAAAGAAACGGCTTCGGTGGCGCTGGCGTCTCTGCCTTAA
- a CDS encoding GNAT family N-acetyltransferase: protein MEELKVTKASVDDLAAIQRIGRQTFFETFAGSNTGADMDKYLEENFSNKKIETELETPGTAFFMAKSDDTPVGYLKLNSGKAQTELQDDTSLEIERIYVLADYHGKKVGQLLLDKALEQAVLQNKSYVWLGVWEENTKAIKFYAKNGFEAFDKHIFRLGNDEQIDIMMKKEIR, encoded by the coding sequence ATGGAAGAATTGAAAGTTACGAAGGCCTCGGTGGATGATCTCGCCGCTATACAACGCATAGGAAGACAAACATTCTTTGAAACGTTTGCTGGTAGCAACACCGGGGCCGATATGGACAAGTACCTCGAAGAAAACTTCAGCAACAAAAAGATAGAAACGGAACTGGAAACACCCGGCACCGCTTTCTTTATGGCTAAGTCGGATGATACGCCTGTAGGTTATCTGAAACTCAACAGCGGGAAGGCCCAGACCGAATTACAGGACGACACCTCGCTTGAAATAGAACGTATTTACGTGCTGGCAGACTACCATGGCAAAAAAGTCGGCCAGCTTTTACTCGATAAAGCCCTGGAACAAGCCGTGCTGCAAAACAAATCCTATGTATGGCTGGGGGTATGGGAAGAAAATACCAAAGCAATAAAATTCTATGCGAAGAACGGCTTTGAAGCCTTCGACAAACATATCTTCAGGCTGGGCAACGATGAACAGATCGATATTATGATGAAAAAGGAGATAAGATAA
- a CDS encoding GNAT family N-acetyltransferase, translating into MKFNIQPILENEDVILYPLLAKDFDELYAVASDPEVWEQHPNKDRWREDVFRSFFDGAMDSKGAFKIISKFTGEIAGSTRIYDYNEAENSVFVGYTFYGTKYWGKGINLAVKQMMLDYLFKYVSKVYFHVGSFNRRSQIAVERLGAKKIGELSVAYVGEEPRDNYVYVIEKAAV; encoded by the coding sequence ATGAAGTTTAACATCCAACCTATCCTGGAGAATGAAGACGTGATCCTTTATCCGCTACTCGCAAAAGACTTTGACGAGCTCTATGCCGTAGCATCCGACCCCGAAGTATGGGAACAGCATCCCAATAAAGACCGCTGGCGCGAAGATGTCTTTCGCTCCTTTTTCGACGGTGCTATGGATAGCAAAGGCGCCTTTAAGATCATCTCTAAATTTACAGGCGAAATCGCCGGCAGCACGCGCATCTACGATTATAACGAAGCTGAAAACAGCGTATTCGTGGGTTATACCTTTTACGGAACCAAATACTGGGGAAAAGGCATCAACCTGGCCGTAAAGCAAATGATGCTCGATTACCTGTTTAAATACGTATCAAAGGTTTATTTCCATGTCGGTTCATTTAACCGGCGCTCTCAAATTGCAGTAGAACGCCTGGGAGCTAAAAAAATAGGGGAGCTGTCAGTAGCATATGTTGGCGAAGAGCCCAGGGATAACTATGTTTACGTGATAGAAAAAGCGGCTGTATAA